Proteins from a genomic interval of Acanthopagrus latus isolate v.2019 chromosome 7, fAcaLat1.1, whole genome shotgun sequence:
- the b4galt5 gene encoding beta-1,4-galactosyltransferase 5, with amino-acid sequence MMPTHLRFRRRSFLGLIFLFSLSTSALYFIYSAPGIVNEYVFMVQARGIQIRENVKNIGAQVLEQVVRGAYSVNGTDYSYDFNMSESDAPPTTYLPEDFTYLPSQVCPERMLSMKGRLEVNMSEVSLEEVERSFLEGEPSIAPGGYWKPNDCLPRWKVAILIPFRNRHEHLPILLRHLVPVLQKQRLQFAFYLIEQGGTEPFNRAMLFNVGFKEAMKDFDWDCLIFHDVDHLMENDRNYYGCTDMPRHFAVKLDKYSYMLPYNEFFGGVSGMTVKQFKKINGFPNAFWGWGGEDDDLWNRVRYANYTVSRPRGDQGRYMSIPHHHRGEVQFLGRYSLLRHSKERQKVDGLNNLNYSPLMSRRPLYTNITVSLSRKLAPVADY; translated from the exons TGAATGAGTATGTGTTCATGGTCCAAGCCAGAGGGATCCAGATCAGAGAAAACGTGAAGAACATCGGGGCTCAGGTTCTGGAGCAGGTGGTGAGGGGGGCATACAGTGTCAATGGCACAG ATTATTCTTATGACTTCAACATGAGTGAGAGTGATGCTCCTCCCACCACGTACCTCCCTGAGGACTTCACCTACCTCCCCTCTCAGGTCTGCCCCGAGAGGATGCTCTCCATGA agggcagGTTGGAGGTGAATATGAGTGAGGTATctttggaggaggtggagagatcCTTTCTGGAGGGAGAGCCTAGCATAGCCCCAGGAGGCTACTGGAAGCCCAACGACTGTTTACCTCGCTGGAAG GTGGCAATCCTCATCCCATTCAGGAACCGACATGAACACTTACCCATTCTACTGAGACACCTGGTGCCAGTGCTACAGAAACAGAGACTCCAGTTTGCCTTTTATCTCATTGAGCAG gGGGGCACAGAGCCTTTTAACCGAGCCATGTTGTTCAATGTCGGCTTCAAGGAGGCCATGAAGGACTTTGACTGGGACTGTCTGATCTTCCACGACGTGGACCACCTCATGGAGAACGACAGAAACTACTACGGCTGCACCGACATGCCCCGACACTTTGCGGTCAAACTTGACAAGTACTCCTACAT GCTTCCGTATAATGAGTTCTTTGGTGGGGTCAGCGGCATGACGGTGAAGCAGTTCAAAAAGATTAATGGATTTCCTAATGCATTCTGGGGCTGGGGAGGAGAGGACGATGACCTCTGGAACAG ggtgcGTTATGCCAACTACACAGTGAGTAGACCGCGAGGAGACCAGGGACGATACATGTCTATTCCACATCACCATCGCGGGGAAGTCCAGTTCCTGGGAAG GTATAGTCTACTACGCCACTcgaaggaaagacagaaagtggATGGTCTCAACAACCTCAACTACTCCCCCCTAATGTCCAGGAGGCCTCTCTACACCAACATCACAGTCAGCTTGAGCAGAAAGCTTGCACCCGTAGCTGACTACTGA